The following coding sequences lie in one Sesamum indicum cultivar Zhongzhi No. 13 linkage group LG9, S_indicum_v1.0, whole genome shotgun sequence genomic window:
- the LOC105170352 gene encoding BTB/POZ domain-containing protein At5g60050 has translation MASDGNSTSHHKPSSSRNQQQQLVSTMIKQGFISDPFLSPSRFNALSPPPNFRALASPSLFEMMSVEQAREPKPSSEAHKKLRERVSSVLSQAPFHNSNHWGMCDVRLTVAARPEAGERETGAFRVSMDVHRRVLASKSRFFSEKLRRTGPHSVEILECDDVVAYLEAVVLMYSDELKTKLMGMEVSKILTLLKISSAIMFDDGIRACLEYLEAVPWSEQEEETVVSHLNQLQLDDSGTDAVLQRVIAEPSTSSRADEIFLKLSLGVLQAKDDKARREMKALIFRLLREDCNNNTFQNKLDISRDTLYHLCHRCLSSLILCLSGATCLDESERDRGTLMAEIAREADNTQWIVSILIDRKMGDEFVKLWADQKELAVLHSKIPTIYRHEISKITAQLCISIGKGEVLVPKETRFALLSTWLEALYDDFKWMRMAGKSVDRKLIEEGLSQTILTLPLPQQQSLLLNWFDRFLNRGDDCPNIQTAFEIWWRRAFVKQYVVDSQLQITVCDIPN, from the exons ATGGCTTCTGATGGCAACAGCACCAGTCACCACAAACCCTCCTCTTCAAGAAACCAACAGCAACAATTGGTCTCCACAATGATCAAGCAAGGTTTCATTTCTGACCCCTTTCTCTCTCCTTCCCGCTTCAACGCTCTCTCTCCTCCCCCCAACTTCAGGGCCCTTGCCAGCCCCTCCCTCTTCGAGATGATGTCCGTTGAGCAGGCCCGCGAGCCCAAGCCTTCGTCTGAAGCCCACAAGAAACTCCGAGAGAGGGTTTCCAGTGTTCTTTCTCAAGCCCCATTTCATAATAGTAATCACTGGGGGATGTGTGACGTCAGGCTGACGGTAGCGGCGAGGCCCGAGGCCGGGGAGAGGGAAACGGGGGCGTTTCGGGTGTCTATGGACGTTCACCGGAGGGTTCTGGCCTCGAAGAGTCGGTTCTTCTCGGAGAAACTCCGGAGAACTGGGCCCCACTCGGTTGAAATTCTTGAATGTGATGATGTGGTGGCGTATTTGGAGGCTGTGGTGCTCATGTACTCTGATGAATTGAAGACCAAACTCATGGGCATGGAGGTCTCAAAGATCTTGACCCTCTTAAAG ATATCTTCAGCCATTATGTTTGATGATGGGATAAGAGCATGTTTGGAGTATCTGGAAGCAGTACCTTGGTCCGAGCAAGAAGAGGAGACTGTGGTTTCACATCTAAATCAGCTTCAGCTTGATGATTCAGGGACAGATGCTGTGCTTCAGAGAGTGATAGCTGAGCCATCGACATCTTCAAGAGCAGATGAGATCTTCTTGAAACTGTCACTCGGTGTACTACAGGCCAAAGATGATAAAGCCCGTAGAGAAATGAAGGCATTAATATTTCGACTACTAAGGGAagattgtaataataatacctTCCAGAATAAGCTTGATATCTCAAGAGATACATTGTATCATCTCTGCCATAGGTGTCTTAGTTCTCTCATACTATGCTTATCTGGAGCCACATGCTTAGATGAAAGTGAGAGAGATCGAGGAACTTTAATGGCTGAGATTGCTCGAGAAGCGGACAATACACAGTGGATTGTTAGCATCCTAATAGACAGAAAAATGGGGGATGAGTTTGTAAAACTTTGGGCTGACCAGAAGGAGCTTGCAGTTCTTCACTCAAAGATCCCTACAATATATCGCCATGAAATTAGCAAGATCACTGCCCAACTATGCATCTCTATTGGGAAGGGAGAAGTTCTAGTGCCAAAGGAAACTAGGTTTGCTTTGCTGTCAACTTGGTTGGAAGCTCTTTATGATGATTTTAAATGGATGAGAATGGCTGGAAAATCAGTTGACAGGAAACTGATTGAGGAGGGACTGAGTCAAACAATTCTGACTCTGCCATTGCCTCAGCAGCAATCACTTTTGCTTAATTGGTTTGATAGATTTCTTAACAGGGGAGATGATTGTCCCAATATTCAAACCGCTTTTGAGATTTGGTGGAGAAGGGCTTTTGTCAAACAATATGTGGTTGATTCACAATTGCAGATAACTGTCTGTGATATTCCAAACTGA
- the LOC105170349 gene encoding probable serine/threonine-protein kinase PBL7 produces the protein MGCFQCSGESSFKKQNIRRTVDDKNNWFRRDDNRHIPPATLKDGQPKFVKEDSKVVNQSAVENSAREPPSKSPPNGEANAPQARTFSLVKLAAATQNFKLENFLGEGGFGKVYKGRLPGGEIVAVKQLDRNGCQGIREFVVEVLTLSMVNHPNLVKLIGYCAEGDQRLLVYEYMPLGSLEDHLYGPRPSRKRLDWNTRMKIAAGAAQGLEYLHDKMKTPVIYRDLKCSNILLGEGFHPKLSDFGLAKAGPSGDQTHVSTRVMGTYGYCAPEYAMTGQLTFKSDIYSFGVVLLEIITGRRAIDNITSDTESNLVAWARPLFKDRKKFHQMADPVLEGRYPVRGLYQALAIAAMCVQEQPNMRPLVADVVTALSYLAAQTQDPNAYSPQNLGRIPTSGRCKRDGKQKCPSADENERGKLLA, from the exons ATGGGGTGTTTCCAGTGCTCCGGAGAATCATCttttaagaaacaaaatataaggAGAACGGTCGACGACAAGAATAACTGGTTTAGACGAGACGACAATAGACATATCCCACCAG CTACTTTGAAGGACGGTCAGCCTAAATTTGTGAAGGAAGATTCCAAAGTAGTAAATCAGTCTGCTGTGGAGAACTCAGCCAGGGAGCCGCCTAGTAAGAGTCCTCCCAATGGAGAGGCCAATGCTCCTCAAGCACGGACTTTTAGCCTTGTCAAATTAGCTGCTGCAACCCAGAACTTCAagttagaaaattttctaGGCGAGGGAGGGTTTGGAAAAGTTTATAAAGGTCGTCTACCAGGTGGTGAG ATTGTGGCTGTCAAGCAACTCGATCGCAACGGTTGTCAGGGGATAAGGGAATTTGTCGTTGAAGTTTTGACATTAAGTATGGTTAACCACCCTAATcttgttaaattaattggtTATTGTGCTGAGGGTGATCAAAGGCTCTTAGTCTACGAGTACATGCCACTAGGTTCATTGGAGGATCATTTATATG GCCCTCGACCCAGTAGAAAAAGGCTAGATTGGAACACAAGGATGAAGATAGCAGCTGGTGCAGCACAAGGGTTGGAGTACTTGCATGACAAGATGAAAACACCTGTTATCTACCGTGATTTGAAGTGTTCCAACATTTTGCTTGGGGAGGGATTCCATCCTAAACTGTCTGATTTTGGTTTAGCTAAAGCTGGTCCATCCGGAGATCAGACCCATGTCTCCACCAGAGTGATGGGCACTTATGGATATTGTGCACCTGAATATGCAATGACTGGCCAACTTACCTTCAAGTcagatatatatagttttggTGTTGTGCTTCTCGAGATCATCACAGGCAGGAGAGCCATTGACAATATAACATCGGATACGGAATCGAATCTAGTTGCATGG GCTAGACCATTATTCAAGGACCGCAAAAAGTTCCACCAAATGGCCGACCCGGTGCTGGAAGGTCGATATCCGGTTAGAGGTTTGTACCAAGCTCTAGCAATTGCTGCAATGTGTGTCCAAGAGCAACCTAACATGCGGCCACTAGTTGCTGACGTCGTTACAGCTTTAAGCTATCTTGCTGCCCAGACACAGGATCCAAATGCCTATTCGCCTCAAAACCTTGGAAGGATTCCTACTTCTGGGAGATGTAAACGAGACGGGAAACAAAAATGTCCAAGTGCTGATGAGAATGAGAGAGGCAAATTACTGGCGTAA
- the LOC110012582 gene encoding uncharacterized protein LOC110012582, whose product MQRQSSNSRPTDPPQIPQSRAMFFQRRRAERGPILPLHNKENLGLRSSEVAVHFIPILVLSCLFILWWFSHPVKLEMKTGRLAATYQIAVQDTPSNLTDEVLTVPPYPWISEVQMASNESTAESARTEGETV is encoded by the exons ATGCAGAGACAATCTAGCAACTCCCGCCCCACAGACCCACCCCAGATTCCACAGTCCAGAGCGATGTTCTTCCAGAGAAGGAGAGCAGAGAGAGGCCCCATTCTCCCACTGCACAATAAGGAGAATTTGGGCTTACGCTCCTCCGAAGTTGCCGTCCATTTCATCCCTATACTTGTCTTGTCCTGCCTCTTCATACTCTGGTGGTTTTCTCATCCGG TTAAGTTGGAGATGAAGACTGGCCGACTTGCAGCCACTTACCAAATTGCAGTGCAGGACACACCGTCCAATCTTACCGACGAGGTATTAACCGTTCCGCCTTATCCATGGATTTCTGAAGTGCAGATGGCGAGCAATGAGAGCACAGCAGAATCAGCAAGAACAGAAGGAGAAACTGTATAG
- the LOC105170348 gene encoding probable trans-2-enoyl-CoA reductase, mitochondrial: MATARLVHLKAALHRRTWASSPAPPPALFRLPNIVVRAFSTTMSPPSKAIVYDEQGSPDAVCKVRELPPVPIKDNDVCVRMLAAPINPSDVNRIEGVYPVRPPVPAIGGYEGVGEVHAVGPAVKGLGPGDWVIPSPPSSGTWQTYVVKEQSVWHRIDKSTPMEYAATITVNPLTALRMLEDFVDLKSGDAVVQNGATSIVGQCIIQLARVRGIHSINIIRDRAGSDEVKQKLKELGADEVFTESQLDVKNVKSLLADIPEPALGFNCVGGNAASLVLKFLKYGGTMVTYGGMSKKPITVSTSSFIFKDLSLRGFWLQKWMSSEKAKECRDMIDYLLSLTRSGELKYEMELCPFDQFPTALDKALGKLGSQPKQVIKF, encoded by the exons ATGGCGACAGCGAGACTCGTACACCTGAAAGCTGCGCTCCACCGGCGCACATGGGCATCGTCGCCTGCGCCGCCGCCGGCTCTTTTCCGCCTCCCAAACATAGTCGTGCGAGCATTTTCCACCACCATGTCTCCGCCGTCCAAGGCCATCGTCTACGACGAGCAGGGTTCTCCCGACGCCGTATGCAAAGTGAGAGAACTCCCCCCGGTTCCAATAAAGGATAACGATGTTTGCGTCAGGATGCTCGCTGCTCCAATTAATCCCTCCGACGTTAATCGGATTGAAG GAGTATATCCAGTGAGGCCTCCGGTACCTGCTATTGGTGGCTATGAGGGGGTGGGAGAGGTACATGCTGTAGGCCCTGCGGTTAAGGGGCTTGGTCCGGGCGATTGGGTCATCCCTTCTCCACCTTCTTCAG GTACATGGCAGACGTATGTTGTCAAAGAGCAAAGTGTATGGCATAGAATTGATAAGAGCACTCCTATGGAGTATGCTGCCACTATAACTGTAAATCCTTTGACTGCCCTGAGAATGCTTGAGGACTTCGTGGACCTAAAATCAG GAGATGCTGTTGTTCAGAATGGTGCTACAAGCATCGTGGGGCAGTGTATCATTCAGCTTGCACGGGTTCGAGGTATCCACTCTATTAACATTATCAGGGACAG GGCTGGATCCGATGAAGTAAAACAAAAGCTCAAGGAGCTCGGTGCAGATGAAGTGTTTACTGAGAGCCAGCTGGATGTTAAAAATGTGAAGAGCCTGCTG GCTGATATACCAGAACCCGCATTAGGATTTAACTGTGTTGGTGGAAATGCCGCTTCGTTGGTTCTTAAATTCCTGAA GTATGGTGGAACTATGGTTACATATGGTGGAATGTCGAAGAAACCTATAACTGTCTCCACTTCATCTTTTATATTCAAG GACTTATCCTTGAGAGGATTTTGGTTGCAGAAATGGATGAGTTCTGAAAAAGCAAAAGAGTGTAGGGACATGATAGATTACCTTTTGAGTCTGACCCGCTCTGGTGAACTGAAATACGA GATGGAGCTGTGTCCTTTTGATCAGTTTCCCACAGCATTGGATAAGGCCCTTGGAAAGCTAGGAAGTCAACCCAAGCAAGTGATCAAATTCTAA
- the LOC110012611 gene encoding embryo-specific protein ATS3A-like, whose protein sequence is MRLFRGVVILTNYVVFLAITTNTCTRVATAQFQNTDEQVMRNCSYLVSIETTCTKGAETSDHVSLRFGDAKSNEILVHNLNSKHASRVDPLDPQLLDDLPRKPFQACMVDQFRVEGQCVDSPICYLYLKLAGADDWRPASALVRVLDPLRSHLSSGSFYFRRYLPRRVWHGSEYCDPEITPFGLRYRRKSFANRSPKL, encoded by the exons atgagGTTGTTCAGAGGAGTAGTAATTTTAACCAACTATGTTGTCTTTCTTGCTATCACTACAAACACTTGCACTAGAGTTGCAACTGCCCAGTTTCAGAACACAGATGAGCAG GTGATGAGAAATTGTAGCTATTTGGTGAGCATAGAAACAACATGCACAAAGGGCGCAGAAACCTCAGACCACGTCAGTCTTAGGTTTGGAGATGCCAAATCCAATGAAATATTGGTGCACAATCTCAACTCCAAGCATGCAAGTCGGGTCGACCCGCTGGACCCCCAACTTCTTGATGATCTCCCCCGGAAACCATTCCAGGCGTGCATGGTCGATCAGTTCCGGGTCGAAGGCCAATGCGTCGACTCACCCATATGCTACCTTTATCTTAAATTGGCCGGAGCCGACGACTGGAGACCCGCATCCGCCCTGGTCCGGGTCCTGGACCCCCTGAGGTCTCACTTGAGCTCGGGTAGTTTCTACTTTCGACGGTATTTGCCCCGGCGGGTGTGGCATGGATCCGAATATTGTGACCCGGAAATAACCCCCTTCGGCCTAAGGTACAGGAGGAAAAGCTTTGCTAATAGGTCTCCCAAACTCTGA
- the LOC105170353 gene encoding chitinase 2-like — MDSPRLKNLSTLLLHFLVNNLLLSQAVQERLFREYIGAEEKNVRFSDVPINSSVEFHFLLSFAIDYTDKAPPTPTNGDFRVYWDSDNLSPSQVSAIKAKNSNVKVAMSLAGDTVGDNTHVYFNPTSVSSWVANAIRSITRIVNEYNLDGIDIDYEHFSSDPDTFAECIGRLMFHLKENQVVSFTSIAPYEDDSVQPYYLALWRKYGHLIDYVNFQFYAYPKGTTVSQFLKYFDTQTSNYYGGKVLVSFGTDGSGGLSPKNGFFKACSILRKQGKLHGIFIWSADDSKKANFQYERQSQYFLASQ; from the coding sequence ATGGATTCACCAAGACTCAAGAATCTTTCtactcttcttcttcacttTCTGGTGAACAACCTTTTACTAAGTCAAGCAGTGCAAGAGAGGCTCTTCAGAGAATATATAGGAGCTGAGGAAAAGAATGTCAGATTTTCAGATGTGCCGATCAATTCCAGTGTTGAGTTTCACTTCCTTCTCTCGTTCGCTATTGATTACACGGACAAAGCACCCCCAACTCCCACGAATGGTGATTTTCGAGTCTACTGGGACTCTGATAATCTCAGCCCGTCTCAGGTTTCTGCTATCAAGGCCAAGAATTCCAATGTTAAGGTGGCCATGAGTCTTGCAGGCGATACGGTAGGTGATAATACACATGTCTACTTTAATCCCACTTCTGTCAGCAGCTGGGTCGCAAATGCAATCCGTTCCATAACACGGATAGTGAATGAGTACAATCTGGATGGAATAGATATAGATTATGAGCACTTCAGTTCAGATCCCGATACGTTTGCTGAATGCATAGGAAGACTTATGTTCCACCTCAAAGAGAACCAGGTCGTTTCCTTCACTTCAATTGCACCTTATGAAGATGATTCCGTCCAGCCTTATTATTTAGCTCTTTGGAGGAAATACGGCCACCTAATAGACTATGTTAACTTCCAGTTCTATGCCTATCCAAAGGGCACAACTGTCTCTCAGTTTCTTAAGTATTTTGACACCCAGACCTCCAATTATTATGGAGGCAAAGTTCTAGTGAGCTTTGGGACTGACGGCAGCGGTGGGCTATCCCCGAAGAACGGGTTCTTCAAGGCCTGCAGCATTTTGCGTAAACAGGGGAAACTTCATGGGATCTTCATTTGGTCTGCGGATGACTCCAAGAAGGCTAATTTCCAGTATGAAAGACAGTCTCAATACTTCTTAGCCAGTCAGTAA
- the LOC105170350 gene encoding uncharacterized protein LOC105170350, producing the protein MNSSAHRPSFGFSSLRNIITWFLILVLLIYSLYSSKFILNKPDNPDCSVPSSSHLSAKDNLEKDDVLTLPTNTSSDQEPARKTALLAAPLPERQDTTLQLKHVVFGIAASSSLWESRKEYIKLWWRPNETRGVVWLDSTVNVSKEEEGLLPELRISQDTSSFKYTHRQGKRSALRISRVVSETLRMGMEDVRWFVMGDDDTVFVVENVLRVLSKYDHNQYYYIGSSSESHIQNIFFSYAMAYGGGGFAISYPLAKELETMQDRCIQRYPGLYGSDDRIQACMAELGVPLTKETGFHQYDVYGNLLGLLGAHPVTPLVSLHHLDVVDPIFPGLDRVESLRRLFESAEHDTASIVQQSFCYDKDRYWSISVSWGYVVQIMRGVISPRELEMPTRTFLNWYKRADYTAYAFNTRPVTRHPCQKPFLFYLSSIRYDEKRGHIIGIYSLHKDQFPYCRWRSDSPERLNSVVVLKKPDNNRWKRSPRRDCCRVLPSSRQTVMYLWVGSCRKGEVSEL; encoded by the exons ATGAACTCTTCTGCCCATCGCCCTTCCTTCGGCTTCAGCAGCCTCAGGAACATCATCACCTGGTTCctcattcttgttcttctcatCTATTCCCTTTACTCCTCCAAATTCATTCTCAACAAACCCGACAATCCCGATTGTTCTGTACCCTCCTCTTCCCATTTATCTGCCAAAGATAATCTTGAAAAGGACGACGTCTTAACTCTTCCAACAAACACCTCTTCTGATCAAGAACCTGCACGAAAGACTGCTCTCCTCGCCGCTCCTTTGCCGGAAAGACAGGACACCACCTTGCAGCTCAAGCACGTCGTGTTTGGCATTGCTGCCTCCTCCAGTCTGTGGGAGagtaggaaagagtatataaAGCTGTGGTGGAGGCCGAATGAGACTCGAGGGGTGGTGTGGTTGGATAGTACAGTTAATGTTtctaaagaagaagaaggactCTTGCCTGAGCTGCGGATTTCTCAGGACACCTCCAGCTTTAAGTACACGCATAGGCAGGGGAAGCGATCGGCGTTGAGGATTTCGAGGGTCGTCTCTGAGACTCTGAGGATGGGGATGGAGGATGTGAGGTGGTTTGTGATGGGGGACGACGACACGGTTTTTGTTGTGGAGAATGTTCTGAGGGTGCTCTCCAAATATGATCACAATCAGTATTACTATATTGGGAGTTCATCTGAGAGTCATATAcagaatattttcttttcgtaTGCTATGGCTTATGGTGGAGGGGGGTTCGCCATCAGCTATCCACTGGCTAAAGAGCTCGAGACGATGCAGGACCGGTGCATCCAACGCTATCCTGGATTGTATGGCAGTGATGATAGGATTCAGGCTTGCATGGCTGAGTTGGGAGTACCTCTCACCAAGGAAACTGGTTTTCATCAA TATGATGTATACGGCAACCTATTAGGGCTTCTGGGAGCGCACCCTGTAACTCCACTGGTATCACTCCACCATCTTGATGTGGTGGATCCGATATTCCCGGGATTGGACAGAGTTGAGAGCCTCCGCAGACTATTTGAATCAGCCGAGCACGATACAGCCAGCATAGTTCAACAATCTTTCTGTTATGACAAGGATAGGTACTGGTCCATTTCCGTGTCATGGGGCTATGTCGTTCAAATCATGAGGGGCGTCATCTCTCCAAGAGAGCTCGAGATGCCCACAAGAACATTCCTCAACTGGTATAAACGAGCCGACTACACAGCATATGCATTCAACACTAGACCTGTGACAAGGCACCCTTGTCAGAAGCCATTCTTGTTCTACTTAAGCTCCATAAGATACGATGAAAAGAGGGGACACATAATTGGAATTTACTCTCTCCATAAAGACCAGTTTCCTTATTGTCGATGGAGAAGCGATTCGCCAGAAAGACTCAACTCTGTTGTTGTCTTGAAAAAGCCGGATAACAACAGGTGGAAGAGG TCACCTCGGAGGGATTGTTGTAGAGTTTTGCCATCCAGTAGGCAAACAGTTATGTACTTATGGGTCGGTAGCTGCAGAAAAGGTGAAGTAAGTGAATTGTAG